In the genome of Candidatus Methylomirabilota bacterium, the window GCCCTGCGCAACCTGCCGCTGGAGGTGTCGACCTATCCGGTGATGGGCGACCGGACCGAGCCGATGGGCGCCGTCCTCGTCTTCGAGGACATGACCGCGCAGCGCGAGCTGGCCCAGGAGCGGCGCGGGGCCGAGCAGCTGCAGCTCCTCACCCAGGTGGTGGCCCGCATCGCCGACGAGATCAAGAACCCGCTCGTCTCGATCAATGCGTTCATGGAGCTGATCGGCGAGCGCTACGACGACGCCACCTTCCGCAACCAGTTCTCGTCGGTGGTGGGCCGCGACGTGCGCCGGCTCGTGCAGATCTTCGACAAGCTCGCCGCCCTCGTCAACGACAGCGACTACAAGCGCGAGACGCTGGACCTGCGCCAGGTCGCCGAGGAGGGCCTCGCCGAGCTGGGCGCGCAGGCCCTGGCCGCGGGCAACGGCGAGGCCCGCCTGCTCACCTTCACCGACGAGTCGACCCAGAAGCACGTCACCGCGACCCTCTCGCACGAGGGGTCGTCGTTCCTGGTGCGGGGCGACCACGGGATGTTCAAGAAGGCGATGTCGTACCTGATCTGGTACCTCCTGCGCAAGACCCCGGGCCCCGACGCCAAGGTCTCGGTGTCGATCGCGCACGTGCCCCGGGAGGAGCGGGTGCGGCTGACCATCTCCTCGCGCACCTCGGAGGTACGTGCCGAGGAGCTGCAGGCGATCTTCGACCCGATCCAGGTCGTGCAGGAGAACCTCATCGACGTGGGACCGAGCGTGAGCCAGCGCATCGTGGAGAGCCAGGGCGGCCGGCTCGAGGCCAAGCACGGCCGCGGCGAGGTGAGCTTCACCGCGTCGCTCCCCGCCGCGTCGCATCCATGACCGGCCGCCCGCGGGTGCTGGTGGTCGACGACGAGATGGGGCCGCGCGAGTCCCTGCGCATGATCCTGAAGCCCCGCTACGACATCGTCACCGCGGACAGCGGCGAGGCCGCGCTCAAGACCCTCAGCACGTTCCACCCCGACCTGATCTTCATGGATATCAAGATGCCGCAGATGGACGGCATCGAGCTGCTCCGTCGGATCAAGGGCGAGGATCCCAGCATCGAGGTCGTGATGATCACCGCCTACGCCTCGCTGGAGACAGTGAAGAACGCGCTCACCCACGGGGCCTTCGAGTACCTCATCAAGCCGTTCAGCCGGCAGGACCTGGAAGAGACCGCGCGGCGCGCCCTCGCCCGCCGGCAATCCGAGATCGGCACCCGGAACCAGCTGACCACCCTCGTGCAGGAGATGCGGGAGCTCGCGGCCAAGACGCGCGGCCTGGAGGAAGAGGCGCGGGGCGAGCAGATCGAGCAGTCCCTGCGCGTGACCCAGCTCTCGATCCTGCGCGAGATCTCGCGAACCCTGCTCGGGCAGCTCGACTTCCGCCAGCTGACCACCGCGATCACCGACCAGCTCAAGGCCGCACTGGGCTACGACGAGGCGGCGGTCCGCCTCGGAGCGGTCGCACCCGACGACACCGGCAACGAAACGCGGGTGGTGTGCCCGATCCGGGGCGAAGAGAGCACGGTGGGGTACCTCCTGGTCGCCAACCGGCCGGGCAGCCGCCCGATCGACACGCGCGAGCGCGAGCTGCTGGAGATGCTGTCGGACTACCTCGCGGTGGCCATCCGCAACTCGAGCCTCTACGGCGAGGTGGAGGAGACCAAGCAGCATCTGGAATCGCTGATCCACTCGGCGGGCGACGCCATCATCTCGGTGGACGGCGACGGCAACATCCGCGGATGGAACCCGGCCGCCGAGAGCATCTTCGGGCTCCCGCGGACGCAGGTGGTGGGCCAGCCCTTCGCGTCGCTGTTGCCCTCCGGGCCCTACCAGCAGGCGCGGGTGGCGCTCTCGCCCGAGACGCCGGTGCGCACCTTCGACGCCACCGCCCGGCGGGCCGACGGGCGCTCGCTGAATCTCGCGGTCACCCTGTCCTCGCTACCCGGCCGCGACGGCAGCGCGGACGGTCTCCTCGCGATCGTGCGCGACATGACCGCCCAGCGCGAGATCGAGGCCCAGATGCACCAGTCGGAGCGGCTGACCGCCCTGGGTCAGATGGCGGGCGGGATCGCCCACGACTTCAACAATCTGCTGCAGGCCATCCTCGGCTACGCCCAGCTCATGGCGCGCAGCCCCGGCAACACCGACGTGATCCGGCGCGGCCTCGACGTCATCGAGAAGGCGGCCAATAGCGGGGCCGAGACGGTGCGGCGCATCCAGAAGTTCGCGCGCCTGCGTCCCGAGGAGCCGTTCGTGTCGATGGATCTCAACCAGGTGGTACGGGACTCGCTGGCCATCACCCGTCCGCGCTGGGAGGAGAAGAAGGTCAAGGGCGGCGTGCCCCTGCGGCTGGAGCTCGAGCTGGGGCCGGTGCCGATGGTGATGGGCCGGCCCGCCGAGCTGAACGAGGTCATCACCAACCTCGTGCTCAACGCCATCGACGCGATGCCCCGTGGCGGCACGCTGCAGATCCGGACGCGCCTCGGCGACCACCGCCACGCGGTGGTCACGGTGGCCGACACCGGCATGGGCATGAGCGACGACGTGCGCAAGCGGGTATTCGATCCGTTCTTCACCACCAAGGGCGAGGAAGGCACCGGCCTGGGGCTCTCGGTCTCGCACTCGATCGTGGAGCGGCACGGCGGCGACCTGCGGGTCGACAGCCATCCCGGCCAGGGCACGACCTTCACGATCACGCTGCCCATCGGCATGAGCCAGTCCGGGGAGCCCGCGGCCGGGGGCGAGACCCGGGGCGAGCGCAAGGGACGCATCCTCCTCGTGGACAACGATCCGCAGGTGCTGTCGATCCTGGGCGAGATGCTCAAGGACGCGGGCCATCACGTGCTGCCGGTTCCGAGCGGGGCCGAGGCCCTGCGCGTGTTCGTACCCGCCGGCTTCGACCTGGTGATCACCAACGTGGGCATGCCCGAGATGAGCGGCTGGGATCTCGCGGAGCGGCTGCGCGCCGGCGATCCCAACGT includes:
- a CDS encoding response regulator; protein product: MTGRPRVLVVDDEMGPRESLRMILKPRYDIVTADSGEAALKTLSTFHPDLIFMDIKMPQMDGIELLRRIKGEDPSIEVVMITAYASLETVKNALTHGAFEYLIKPFSRQDLEETARRALARRQSEIGTRNQLTTLVQEMRELAAKTRGLEEEARGEQIEQSLRVTQLSILREISRTLLGQLDFRQLTTAITDQLKAALGYDEAAVRLGAVAPDDTGNETRVVCPIRGEESTVGYLLVANRPGSRPIDTRERELLEMLSDYLAVAIRNSSLYGEVEETKQHLESLIHSAGDAIISVDGDGNIRGWNPAAESIFGLPRTQVVGQPFASLLPSGPYQQARVALSPETPVRTFDATARRADGRSLNLAVTLSSLPGRDGSADGLLAIVRDMTAQREIEAQMHQSERLTALGQMAGGIAHDFNNLLQAILGYAQLMARSPGNTDVIRRGLDVIEKAANSGAETVRRIQKFARLRPEEPFVSMDLNQVVRDSLAITRPRWEEKKVKGGVPLRLELELGPVPMVMGRPAELNEVITNLVLNAIDAMPRGGTLQIRTRLGDHRHAVVTVADTGMGMSDDVRKRVFDPFFTTKGEEGTGLGLSVSHSIVERHGGDLRVDSHPGQGTTFTITLPIGMSQSGEPAAGGETRGERKGRILLVDNDPQVLSILGEMLKDAGHHVLPVPSGAEALRVFVPAGFDLVITNVGMPEMSGWDLAERLRAGDPNVPLIFITGWGLQEEDQARCRRLGISALLFKPVPPHDLHRTVQVALASGRPGGR